One Acropora palmata chromosome 2, jaAcrPala1.3, whole genome shotgun sequence genomic window carries:
- the LOC141873743 gene encoding QRFP-like peptide receptor, whose product MDPPSYSNFSNLTSVHPTSRHDNMMQDPELKWLRLVFYSIICVVGTIGNALVILAYRNPRMRSVTNLFIANLGVADLTVTLINVPFSVTYPTLGHWPFGNVLCKVVPFILGVTLFSSVGTLMAIAADRYRAIVHPLLPRIRTRHALMIIAAIWTVAFIYPIPLIVYQKYQPADRSCSEAWPSQRDQEIFTVMVFVSLYLIPLIVISVLYFLICHNLKTSESDTQAGTNRAKKSVIRMLVVVVVLFTVCLLPYHITTLYMNFAELQPYPPKWLIELHMFDMWMMFANSCCNPVVYAVLNRNYRREFKRLLRCQSLSNMLYRNQDSTYDRRFSSDTKSFFKSNATNHGDRNFVKRKGNKSDDVSMENGMTQVTHSNASRSTRGSGQSNGANEFGKPLVCIESNL is encoded by the exons ATGGATCCTCCGTCGTATTCAAACTTCAGTAATTTGACCTCTGTACATCCGACTTCGCGGCATGATAACATGATGCAAGATCCCGAATTGAAGTGGTTGCGGCTTGTCTTTTACAGCATTATATGTGTCGTGGGTACCATAGGAAATGCTCTTGTAATACTAGCATATCGCAATCCACGTATGCGAAGTGTTACCAATCTCTTCATTGCAAACTTGGGCGTCGCTGACCTTACTGTCACACTAATAAACGTTCCGTTTTCAGTGACATACCCAACGCTTGGACATTGGCCATTCGGCAACGTCCTTTGCAAAGTGGTGCCTTTTATTCTCGGCGTTACCCTTTTCTCCTCCGTCGGAACTCTAATGGCAATTGCAGCAGACCGGTACAGAGCGATAGTGCATCCGCTTCTACCCAGAATTCGTACAAGACACGCTCTTATGATCATCGCTGCGATTTGGACGGTGGCATTCATCTATCCGATTCCACTTATCGTCTACCAGAAGTACCAACCTGCGGATAGAAGTTGTAGCGAAGCCTGGCCAAGCCAACGCGATCAAGAAATTTTCACTGTAATGGTCTTTGTGTCGCTTTATTTAATTCCTCTGATCGTCATATCAGTGTTGTACTTCCTGATTTGCCACAATCTAAAAACTTCAGAATCGGACACACAGGCAG gaACAAATCGTGCTAAAAAGAGTGTGATTCGTATGTTGGTTGTAGTTGTTGTGCTATTTACAGTGTGTTTGCTCCCATATCACATCACCACGCTGTACATGAATTTTGCTGAACTCCAACCATATCCTCCTAAATGGTTAATAGAGCTGCATATGTTTGACATGTGGATGATGTTCGCGAACAGCTGCTGTAATCCCGTTGTGTATGCGGTGCTGAATCGTAACTACAGGCGAGAGTTTAAAAGGTTATTGAG ATGTCAATCTCTGAGTAATATGCTGTACAGAAACCAAGATTCTACGTACGATAGGCGATTTTCCTCTGACACAAAATCATTCTTTAAGAGCAACGCAACCAACCATGGCGACAGAAACTTTGTCAAACGAAAAGGGAACAAAAGTGATGATGTTTCCATGGAGAATGGCATGACACAGGTAACCCACTCTAACGCTTCGAGGAGCACTCGCGGCAGTGGTCAGTCCAATGGCGCAAATGAGTTTGGTAAGCCACTCGTATGTATAGAGTCGAATCTTTAA